The genomic stretch CCTTAACACTCGAGCTTAACGGTTAATGCTCCGCCTTAACCCCGAAACACCCTATGTTCAACGTATAGATCAGGTTGATCCCCAGGTTTGGCGTACAGCGAGACTGTGACCGACTTGCGATGTGCGCCTGCTCACACTTTTTCTCCGCGGCTGGCACCGGAATTGCTTTTCAGTCCAGCGCGGGCGGACAAGGTGAAGACGGCATGACAGCGATTTCGGTGGCGGCAACAGGCTTTGAGACGACACAGCTCCTCGGCGACCCGGGCCGCGGCATTGCTGTTCTGGTTGATCCGCCCGCGAACCCCGGGCCCTGGCTCCTTGAAGCCGCGCGGCAGGACCTGCGCATCCGCCATGTCATCCTCACCGGACAGGTCGATCCAAACCTTCTCGGATATCGAGGGGTTATCGCAGAAACCGGCGCCCAGCTCTACCTGGGCGGACCGCTCGAATGCGACCTGCCCGCGCTGCGGCTCATTGCCGGAGACGTGCTGGAGTTCGGGTGCCTGCGCATCACCATCGAGCATGCCGGCCCCCACGCGGTGCAGCTCTGCCTGAGCTGCACCAACAAATCCGTAAGGGAATGCACTTCAGTATTCACAAACGACGCACCACGTTAACGTAGGTTTGGCACGCGACATGCTTTAGTTAATCGGTAGGACGGCGCTGAAACGAGAGACAACGAATCACCGCCGCCCCCTCGAGACCAGATCACGATTTCGAGGCCGCTAGGATGGAAGCTAAGTCCAGTTCCCCGCCCGATCGACTAGCCCCGTCTTGGCGGCCTCTATTTTTTGGTGCCTTGTATTTTCAGTCCAGACACTAGTTCCGATCGCAGCTTGCCTCACTCCATCCCGGATGCGTACACTTTCCCTGAACGTGCACTGCTGAATCCCACACCCCGACAATCCACCACTTTCTCGGTAGTGACTCGTTTCTGCGGACGGGGACTTTTGGAGTGGTGGTTGTGTCTGCATCAACCCTCAGAGCTGCGCGTGCGGCAACGCGATCGCCCCTCGACCTGAGCGACGAGCGCGAGAGCGAAACCAGCAGCGAACTGGAGCGATTCCATCGCCACCAGGCGGCGCTCTTTGCTCTGGCACGCAGCAACCGCGACGAGCCCCGCACCCTAGACGAGCGATTCGACGAGATCGTTGAAACCGCGGCCCGCACCCTCGAAGTAGAACGCGTGGGTGTCTGGCTGTTTTCCGAAGACCGCACGCAGATCGAGGCACGCGCCTACTTCCGCCTCTCCGCCGGGGAACTCTCCCGCGGGGCGACCCTGCAGGCGGCCGACTACCCCGCCTACTTCAAGGCCCTGGAGACCAACCGGCTCATCGCCGCCCACCACGCGGCGACCGACCCGCGCACCTGCGAGTTTACTGAGAGTTACCTGCGCCCCAATTCGATCAGCGCCATGCTGGATTCCCCCATCGTTCTGGAAGGAAGGATCATGGGAGTCATCTGCCACGAACACGTGGGTGTGGCCCGCCGCTGGCGCATTGACGAGCAGGTACTCGCCGCGTCCTTTGCCGACGTGGCCGCGCTGGCCATGGCAGACTGGCAGCGCGAGCGCGCCGACCAGGAGCACCGAGAGCTCGAACGCAAGATGCACGAAGCGCAGCGCCTCGAGAGCGTGGGCTTTCTCACCAGCAAGATCGCGCACGATTTCAACAACCTGCTGCTTCCCATTTCAGGCTGGGCGGATCTGCTTCTTCTCAACCCCGCAGACGAGGACAACATTCACGAAGGCGCCGGCGTCATCAAGGATGCCGCGCGCCGGGCCAGCGCGCTGGTCAAGGAACTGCTGCGCTACGCCGAGCAGGGCGCGCCCGAATTGGAGCGCATCTCCCTGTGCGAGAGCGTGCAGCAGATCGCCTCGCTGCTGCGGATGCTGGTGCCGGTGATCATCGACCTGCAACTCGACACCTGCGGGCAGGATTTGCCCGTCATGGGCAGTCGAATCCAGCTCCAGCAGATTGCGCTGAACCTGGTGGCCAACTCCGCCCATGCCATCGGCGAGAATCCGGGCACGATCCAGGTTTCCTGGCGTCAGGCAGGCGCTCCGCTGAGTCTGCCCGCCGATCTCTCCGAGGAGTCACAAAAGGCGCTCACCAGCGGCCCGGTGGCCCTGCTCGAAGTGCGCGACGATGGATGCGGGATGGACGAGCAGACGCGCCGTTCGGTGTTCACGCCGTTCTTTACGACCAAGGGAAGCGGCCACGGGCTGGGCCTTGCCGCCGTCGCCGGCATCGTCGAAGCCCACCACGGCGCCATTACGTGTCGCAGCACGCCCGGACAGGGCACGACCTTCAGCGTGTATCTTCCGATGGCGCAGTAGCATCGGCCTCGATCTCGTAGACTTTCACCGGATAGTGAATGCCCTTGACCTGGATCTCGCCGCGCGGGGTGCAGGCGATCTCGTCATGGACGAGCCCCCACGTGGCGTGGGAGATGAGCACCTTGCCCGGCGTGCACTGGGATTCGAGCCGCGCGGCCAGGTTCACCTGTGTCCCAATGGCCGTGTAGTCCATGCGCCCCTCCGAGCCGAAGTCGCCGACCGTGGCCGCGCCGGTGTTGATGCCCACGCGAATCTCGAAGGGAGTCTGGATTCCGCTCTCGTACCATTTCTTCGAGAGCTCCCCCATTCTGGCCTGCATGGCAAGCGCCATGCGCACTGCGCGCAGCGCCTGTTCCTTTTCTTCCATGGGCTCGGGCGCACCGAAGAAGATGACCACCGCGTCGCCCACGAACTTGTCGATCGTGCCCCCAAAGCTCTCGGCAATGTCGGACATCTCCGTGAGGTATTCGTTGAGCAGCTCGGAGAGCTTTTCCGACTCGAGCTGGTCGGCCGTCTCGGTAAAGCCACGGATGTCGGAGAAGAACAGGGTGAGCGTGCGGCGCACGTAGCGTTCTTTCTCGCTGTAACGACCATCGAGGATCTGATCGGCAAGCTGCGCGGGCACGTAGCGACGGATCATGTCCATGGCGTGGGAGAGCTGCTGCTGGGCGCGCGCCAGGTCGTCCTCGCGGCGGTGCCAGCGGTGAAAAATGTAACCGAAGGCGCTGGCGCTGACGACGCATCCGCCGATGGCCCCGATCCACGTGCGCACCAGCCAGGCCGCGTCGGGCTGGACCATACCCGCGCCGCCGGCAACGAGCGTCCGGTATACCGGCGCATAGGGGATCACGCCGTGATAGGCCGCCACGTCGGCGCCGATCAACGATCCGAAGCACAGAACCGAACTCACAAGAGTCGGCGTCCACCCGAAGATCAGCACCCCGCCGATCAGGCCGCCGATCGTCGCAAAACCCAGAAAATACGTGGTCGTAGGTCCCCACCCATAACAGAGCATCGATGTGGTGAGCGCATAGAGAGTGCAGGCTGCAAAAGGGAAGAAGTCGCTGTCGGGCCAGACCTTGCGCAGTGCCAGTGCGAGCAACGTGAGCACAACCCAGCCGCGGATGATCCAGGTCAGACATTCCGCAACCAGCAGGGTGAAATCCCAGACCGCGGTGGCCTCGTGCGGGCGCGACATGATTTCCTGGTACCACACGTAGTGGCCCACGGAGAGAAGCGGCCAGAGCAGCAGGGTAAGGAAGAGACAGCGATCGGCCTGGCTTCGCTCGAGGGGATTGCCCACCCACTCGAAGAAGCGCGACAGTGGGTTTTCCCGGCTCGCTGGAGATTCACTCAAGACTTCACACTTCCCATCCCCGCAAGAAGTGTAGCCGCAAGG from Chrysiogenia bacterium encodes the following:
- a CDS encoding adenylate/guanylate cyclase domain-containing protein, encoding MSESPASRENPLSRFFEWVGNPLERSQADRCLFLTLLLWPLLSVGHYVWYQEIMSRPHEATAVWDFTLLVAECLTWIIRGWVVLTLLALALRKVWPDSDFFPFAACTLYALTTSMLCYGWGPTTTYFLGFATIGGLIGGVLIFGWTPTLVSSVLCFGSLIGADVAAYHGVIPYAPVYRTLVAGGAGMVQPDAAWLVRTWIGAIGGCVVSASAFGYIFHRWHRREDDLARAQQQLSHAMDMIRRYVPAQLADQILDGRYSEKERYVRRTLTLFFSDIRGFTETADQLESEKLSELLNEYLTEMSDIAESFGGTIDKFVGDAVVIFFGAPEPMEEKEQALRAVRMALAMQARMGELSKKWYESGIQTPFEIRVGINTGAATVGDFGSEGRMDYTAIGTQVNLAARLESQCTPGKVLISHATWGLVHDEIACTPRGEIQVKGIHYPVKVYEIEADATAPSEDTR
- a CDS encoding GAF domain-containing protein, with the translated sequence MSASTLRAARAATRSPLDLSDERESETSSELERFHRHQAALFALARSNRDEPRTLDERFDEIVETAARTLEVERVGVWLFSEDRTQIEARAYFRLSAGELSRGATLQAADYPAYFKALETNRLIAAHHAATDPRTCEFTESYLRPNSISAMLDSPIVLEGRIMGVICHEHVGVARRWRIDEQVLAASFADVAALAMADWQRERADQEHRELERKMHEAQRLESVGFLTSKIAHDFNNLLLPISGWADLLLLNPADEDNIHEGAGVIKDAARRASALVKELLRYAEQGAPELERISLCESVQQIASLLRMLVPVIIDLQLDTCGQDLPVMGSRIQLQQIALNLVANSAHAIGENPGTIQVSWRQAGAPLSLPADLSEESQKALTSGPVALLEVRDDGCGMDEQTRRSVFTPFFTTKGSGHGLGLAAVAGIVEAHHGAITCRSTPGQGTTFSVYLPMAQ